The following are encoded together in the Calditrichota bacterium genome:
- a CDS encoding cytochrome bc complex cytochrome b subunit: MIARLFNWINSRYKIEKLLYFSREKSVPLHRGTMWYYFGGITLFLFGVQVITGLVLLFYYRVGSDASFESVKFIITQVKFGWLLRSMHSWSANLMVLAAIIHMMSVFFHRSYRKPREMTWVTGVTMLFLLMVFGFSGYLLPWNELAFFATKVGTDSARAIPLIGDFLLKLMRGGSDVTGATLSRFFGLHVSVLPPIFTGLLALHLFFVQVQGMSEPLESAGHGRKRTMPFLPDFLLRDLMVWLVTFDILLLLSVFFPWELGVKADPFSPAPAGIKPEWYFLFVFQSLKMLPAHIWGIEGEVLGVMVMGVGAGVLFILPWLDRASSQGLRNRLFDVIGVFGLLYFATFTILGYLID; the protein is encoded by the coding sequence ATGATCGCCCGTCTCTTTAACTGGATCAACAGCCGCTATAAGATCGAGAAACTGCTCTACTTCTCGCGTGAGAAGTCGGTTCCGCTTCATAGGGGCACAATGTGGTATTACTTCGGCGGGATCACACTCTTTCTGTTCGGAGTGCAGGTCATCACCGGTCTGGTGCTTCTCTTTTACTATCGCGTAGGGTCGGATGCCTCTTTCGAGAGCGTCAAGTTCATCATAACGCAAGTGAAATTCGGCTGGCTTCTCCGCTCGATGCACTCCTGGTCTGCAAATCTGATGGTGCTGGCGGCGATCATCCATATGATGAGTGTCTTCTTTCATCGTTCCTACCGTAAGCCGCGCGAGATGACCTGGGTGACCGGAGTGACGATGCTCTTTCTGCTGATGGTCTTCGGTTTTTCGGGCTACCTCCTGCCATGGAATGAACTCGCCTTCTTTGCGACCAAGGTAGGAACCGACAGTGCACGGGCAATTCCCCTTATCGGCGATTTCCTTCTTAAACTGATGCGTGGAGGATCGGATGTAACCGGAGCCACCTTGTCACGCTTCTTCGGGCTGCATGTCTCGGTCCTTCCGCCGATCTTCACAGGCCTTCTGGCGCTGCATCTCTTTTTCGTTCAGGTGCAGGGTATGTCGGAGCCGCTCGAATCGGCGGGGCATGGCAGGAAACGGACGATGCCCTTTCTGCCTGACTTTCTCCTGCGAGACCTGATGGTCTGGCTGGTGACGTTCGACATCCTGCTTCTCCTTTCGGTCTTTTTCCCCTGGGAGTTGGGCGTCAAAGCCGATCCCTTCTCACCCGCGCCCGCCGGCATCAAGCCGGAGTGGTATTTTCTATTCGTTTTTCAGTCTCTCAAGATGCTTCCGGCTCACATTTGGGGCATCGAAGGCGAGGTGCTGGGGGTGATGGTGATGGGTGTGGGGGCCGGCGTGCTCTTTATCCTTCCCTGGCTAGATAGGGCATCATCGCAGGGACTAAGGAATCGCCTTTTCGATGTGATCGGCGTCTTTGGGCTGCTCTATTTTGCAACGTTCACCATTCTCGGCTATCTGATCGACTGA
- a CDS encoding inositol monophosphatase, protein MGVQRRDPSKIGRLYDSRSDPSRLRQYPGHTGHIDEWDWIDHLSEADSQVWRASVTEGEELRLLACRAANDAGQLLKRLFGHVNPDSIFAKRTNDWVSEADRAAEASILEFLSRELPGAAFLTEEAGYLSGSNDSPWTWIIDPLDGTTNFLRGLPIWAVSIAIESHPKTGETWGDIFAGAIAIPTFDETFSAARGEGVRRNETPLPRLNASRPLSSALLCTGFPFRVAGYRKPYLAMLSELMEQCANIRRPGAVAVDLCYVATGTFDGFWELDLSPWDIAAGSLIIQESGGMITNFQGQNDILTQGDIVAGREPVLSTVLQLAAEHFPIPRQVNKAPDRN, encoded by the coding sequence TTGGGAGTTCAAAGGCGAGACCCTTCAAAGATCGGACGGCTTTATGATAGCCGTAGCGATCCTTCCCGACTACGTCAATATCCTGGGCATACTGGTCATATTGATGAGTGGGATTGGATTGATCACCTTTCGGAGGCGGATTCGCAGGTCTGGCGGGCGTCGGTGACCGAAGGCGAAGAACTAAGACTATTAGCCTGCCGCGCCGCTAATGATGCAGGGCAACTGTTAAAGAGACTCTTCGGGCATGTGAATCCCGACTCGATCTTTGCCAAACGCACCAACGACTGGGTAAGCGAAGCCGACCGGGCTGCCGAGGCGTCTATTCTGGAGTTCCTAAGTCGGGAATTGCCCGGCGCCGCCTTTCTGACAGAAGAAGCCGGCTACCTCTCGGGAAGCAATGACTCGCCTTGGACCTGGATCATCGACCCACTTGACGGGACAACTAACTTCCTGCGCGGGCTGCCCATTTGGGCGGTTTCGATTGCCATAGAAAGCCATCCCAAGACCGGTGAAACTTGGGGCGATATCTTCGCCGGGGCGATTGCCATACCGACCTTTGATGAGACCTTTTCAGCGGCTCGAGGTGAAGGTGTCCGTCGAAACGAGACCCCCCTCCCTCGCCTGAATGCCTCCCGCCCTCTCAGTTCTGCCCTACTCTGCACTGGATTCCCCTTTCGAGTCGCAGGCTACCGCAAGCCTTACCTCGCGATGCTCTCCGAACTTATGGAGCAATGTGCCAACATCCGCCGTCCCGGTGCGGTAGCCGTAGATCTCTGCTATGTTGCCACCGGAACATTCGACGGCTTCTGGGAACTCGATCTTTCGCCCTGGGACATCGCAGCGGGCAGCCTGATCATTCAAGAGTCAGGCGGCATGATAACGAACTTTCAAGGCCAGAACGACATTCTAACCCAGGGTGACATCGTAGCCGGACGGGAGCCGGTGTTGAGCACCGTTTTGCAACTTGCCGCCGAGCACTTTCCGATTCCCCGTCAAGTGAACAAAGCGCCCGACCGAAACTGA
- a CDS encoding MFS transporter, whose protein sequence is MKRPEWLTRPILGWVSYDFANSAFATTVLAVIFNRYFSEVVAGGESGTLFRFFGQEVRLNGATVWSYIVALSTGLVAITSPILGAIADQAGWRRLMLGLFTYIGVVATLGLSLVGEGEVGSGSLLFIVANFGFAGALVFYNAFLVDLGTAQTYGRISGLAWGVGYVGGGLCLVLNLLMLQKPSVLGFGPEPFSVGACVAVSGLWWGIFTLPTLLWVRDKAKPKRNVGIVRLTFLSWRRVIETLRQVRRYRQLARFLIAYLFFNDGIETVIVMASIFGAQVIGMEAGELVLFFIMIQGTALIGSLIFGYLADRIGNRRTLLLSLWVWLAVVLWAYKIGWLFDMRTEYYLLGILVGLVMGGSQAAARSLQALFTPSAHSAEFFGFFSVSGKVASVFGPLVYGTAIYFTGGLQSGILALGLFFIVGIILLITVNEGEGLAVARS, encoded by the coding sequence ATGAAGCGTCCTGAATGGCTCACCCGACCGATCCTCGGCTGGGTCTCCTACGACTTTGCCAATTCGGCATTCGCAACGACGGTCCTGGCGGTGATCTTCAACCGCTATTTTTCAGAGGTCGTCGCGGGCGGCGAATCCGGGACGCTGTTCCGCTTCTTTGGACAGGAAGTCCGTCTAAATGGTGCGACAGTCTGGAGTTACATCGTCGCCCTCTCGACCGGGTTGGTGGCCATCACCTCTCCAATACTGGGAGCCATTGCGGATCAGGCTGGCTGGCGCCGGTTGATGCTGGGTCTATTCACCTATATAGGTGTCGTCGCAACCCTGGGGCTCTCCCTGGTGGGGGAGGGGGAAGTTGGATCCGGATCGCTGCTCTTCATAGTTGCCAATTTCGGCTTTGCCGGCGCGCTTGTCTTTTATAATGCTTTTCTGGTAGATCTTGGTACGGCGCAAACCTATGGCCGTATATCGGGACTGGCGTGGGGGGTGGGATATGTAGGAGGCGGACTCTGTCTGGTATTGAATTTGCTTATGCTTCAGAAACCGTCAGTGCTTGGCTTTGGCCCGGAGCCGTTTAGTGTAGGGGCCTGTGTAGCGGTCTCGGGTCTGTGGTGGGGTATTTTTACGCTTCCAACACTTTTATGGGTGCGCGATAAGGCGAAGCCGAAACGGAATGTGGGCATTGTCCGGCTGACCTTCCTGAGTTGGCGAAGGGTCATTGAGACGCTCCGGCAGGTGCGCCGCTATCGACAACTGGCGCGTTTCCTGATCGCCTATCTCTTTTTCAATGACGGTATTGAGACGGTGATTGTGATGGCATCGATCTTCGGAGCCCAGGTGATTGGGATGGAAGCCGGTGAACTGGTGCTTTTCTTTATCATGATCCAGGGAACAGCGCTTATAGGTTCGCTCATATTCGGCTATCTGGCAGACCGCATCGGCAACCGGCGGACACTGCTCCTCTCGCTATGGGTCTGGCTGGCAGTTGTTCTCTGGGCTTACAAGATCGGCTGGCTGTTCGATATGCGGACGGAATACTACTTGCTTGGCATTCTGGTCGGTCTGGTGATGGGGGGGAGTCAGGCTGCAGCGCGTTCACTGCAGGCGCTCTTTACACCATCCGCACACTCGGCGGAGTTCTTTGGGTTTTTCTCGGTAAGCGGCAAGGTCGCATCAGTCTTTGGGCCGCTTGTTTATGGGACTGCCATCTATTTTACCGGTGGGCTGCAATCCGGCATCCTGGCCCTTGGACTCTTCTTCATTGTCGGAATAATCCTGCTCATCACGGTGAATGAAGGTGAAGGCCTTGCCGTCGCAAGGTCTTAG
- a CDS encoding twin-arginine translocase TatA/TatE family subunit → MRLGPWEIALIVMFVIVLFGARKIPEIMRGFGSGIKEFKKGMKEEDAESASAGPTPPMNSGPNGRPPEGK, encoded by the coding sequence ATGCGGCTTGGACCGTGGGAAATCGCCTTGATCGTAATGTTCGTGATCGTCCTCTTTGGTGCGCGCAAGATTCCTGAGATAATGCGCGGTTTCGGATCCGGAATCAAGGAGTTTAAGAAGGGGATGAAGGAAGAGGATGCGGAGTCCGCGAGTGCCGGTCCGACGCCGCCGATGAACAGCGGTCCCAACGGCCGGCCTCCGGAAGGTAAATAA
- a CDS encoding Rieske (2Fe-2S) protein, which produces MQHCSKAFSVKHATAPEATTGPFTAKILPPPPKPVSSPSQPRRPVRNVITIRARPSTRTSPSSSKRCTRRSTTATRRPRPATKRGSAVCQSAATGDWKPLPSAGGGFTIWRTRSPLEQHSPPPLTRRKFLDHFLTGTGLAALAGVVYPLFRYLTPPPQEEAVVSSVNLGPAKDFPPGSGKIFRLGSKPGILVRGVDGKFRAYYATCTHLDCIVQYDGRADNIWCACHNGRYDLNGRNVSGPPPRPLTALNVNVLPDSEEILITLAEGGKG; this is translated from the coding sequence ATGCAGCACTGTTCGAAGGCGTTCAGTGTGAAGCATGCCACGGCGCCGGAAGCGACTACCGGACCATTCACGGCAAAGATCTTGCCGCCGCCGCCAAAGCCGGTTTCGTCGCCAAGCCAACCGAGGCGACCTGTAAGGAATGTCATAACGATAAGAGCCCGACCTTCGACAAGGACAAGCCCTTCAAGTTCGAAGAGATGCACAAGAAGATCGACCACCGCTACAAGGCGGCCAAGGCCGGCAACTAAACGGGGCAGTGCGGTATGTCAAAGTGCCGCAACGGGTGATTGGAAGCCCCTGCCTTCAGCGGGCGGGGGCTTCACCATATGGCGAACGAGGAGTCCTTTGGAACAGCACTCTCCACCGCCTCTTACCAGGCGAAAGTTTCTCGACCACTTCCTGACCGGGACGGGTTTGGCCGCGCTTGCGGGTGTGGTCTATCCGCTATTCCGCTATCTGACGCCGCCGCCTCAGGAAGAAGCCGTTGTCTCATCGGTCAACTTGGGGCCAGCCAAAGACTTCCCCCCCGGCAGCGGGAAGATATTCCGGCTCGGCAGCAAGCCCGGCATTCTGGTTCGCGGTGTAGATGGGAAGTTCCGCGCCTATTATGCGACGTGCACTCACCTGGACTGCATCGTCCAATATGACGGCCGTGCCGACAACATCTGGTGTGCCTGCCATAACGGTCGCTACGACCTTAACGGGCGAAACGTCTCCGGACCTCCGCCCCGACCGCTTACTGCACTAAACGTCAACGTCCTGCCCGACTCGGAGGAGATCCTGATCACCCTCGCTGAAGGAGGCAAAGGATGA
- a CDS encoding response regulator — protein sequence MTLETTSILRTVKAVVPSRILIVDDERPIGEFLTEFLTEKGYEVFFADNGPDALTLVKRIRPHVVLLDINMFGMNGLETLRRINEIDPRVGVLMVTAMREEEIGREALQLGAVDFITKPIDFDYLESSLLYKLSAMLE from the coding sequence ATGACACTGGAAACGACTTCGATCCTCAGGACCGTCAAGGCGGTTGTCCCGTCGCGAATCCTGATCGTCGATGACGAGCGGCCAATCGGCGAGTTTCTGACCGAGTTCCTGACTGAAAAGGGCTATGAAGTCTTCTTCGCCGACAACGGTCCGGATGCCTTGACGCTGGTCAAGCGCATTCGGCCTCATGTTGTCCTGCTCGACATCAACATGTTTGGTATGAACGGCTTGGAGACCTTGCGCCGCATCAACGAGATCGACCCTCGGGTCGGGGTTTTAATGGTAACTGCGATGCGCGAGGAGGAGATCGGTCGCGAAGCGCTTCAACTTGGCGCGGTTGATTTCATCACCAAGCCGATCGACTTCGACTATCTCGAATCGAGTCTGCTTTATAAACTGTCGGCTATGCTGGAGTAG